The sequence below is a genomic window from Tachysurus vachellii isolate PV-2020 chromosome 2, HZAU_Pvac_v1, whole genome shotgun sequence.
AGGCACAAAGCTTCATTAAATCCTGCAATTTTCAACtccttattatatattacattttgtaTAATACAGCAATAAGCCATGAGTGTGCAGGTGTGACACATTATCATGGGAAAATATTTCCAGTAAATGCAATATAGTCTGCTAAACTTTACATCTTTGCTTGCTGAGTAACACAACCGACAAAGATTAGAGTATCATATGGCCAGAACAATGGCGTGGGAGGACTGGTATGGTTTCAAAACTTTGGggattaatattttattcagttacTGCGTATTGAGTTACAGGTGAGCACATGGGAATTGACCTGAAACATGACTAGATTGTGTAATTCAACTTTACTTCACCATCCTGTAACTCATACAAATTACCCACACGTGGTTACACCTCTTTGATGGATAACTGACAGTCTCAATTGTGGTAGGTCACAAAGACCACATGTAAAGTGATCTCCGTTTCCAGACATGACCTTCTGGGCAAcaagaagaaaggaagggagaaaaaaaaaacctaattcATAAGAAgtccatttatttaaaaaaaaaaaaaaacagaaaaaacccaACACTTACTGAACAACGTGTGGAAGGTACTGGTGACAGAGTTGTCCCACTGACTCTGAAAGAAAGCCAGTCCAGCAGGAGTAATTTGGTCTTCATATTTTCTGTAGAAGTCCAATGTCCTAAAACTCAGCTGCTGTAGACTGTAActaaccacccacacacacacccacacacacagttatccAACTTCATCACAGTGCATGTACAAGATTCTGATGAATTTAAATTTGCAATaacagattctttttttttttttaaagaatcagACCAAAGCCCCTATTGAATCAAATGTTCAATAGTCTATTGTCCtagtaacactttttttttttttttttttttttttttacagaacgaCAACTTCAAGCTCTTGTTCCTCTATAATGTATTactcagaaataaaaaagtgtgtgttagtgtttgtagTATGGGGGATTATCACAAATGTATGTGATGTAATCATTTAGATGAAGGATCCTTTATATGGTGTAATGGGAACATTTTTCCTTCACTGGAGTTTGTTCTCTGGCACTGAGGAACATGTGCTCTGTGGTAACAACTGTGTCATTAACTTTCATACTTATACTGCAACCACAAAGACTTCCTTTGGTCTTAttcagtgtgtgagacagtgagtttGTAAACCTTTACCacaccaaattaaaaaaagaaaattaaaataaacaaatgattcattatatacatgtatatgagagagagagagagagagagatttaagagagtcaagtttaggaacccctgacaatttccatgattttcattcatttataaatatttgggtgtttggatcaacaatttcattttgatctatcaaataactgaaggacagagtaatatttcagtagtgaaatgaggtttattggattaacagaaaatgtgcaatatgcatcaaaaggaaattagacaggtgcataaatttggtaaccgcctctagacgcttcctatagcttgtaatgagtgtctggattctggatgaatgtatgaatgaatgtattttggaccattcctcgttacaaaacatctccagttcagttaggtttgatggttgccgagcatggacagtCTGCTTCAAATAAGATGTTCAGATGTTCAAtaatattcaggtctggggactgggatggccattccagaacattgtacttgttcctctgcataaatgatTTTGATCAGTGATTttgattttgagcagtgttttgggtcattgtcttgttgaaatatccagccccagCGTAACgccaactttgtgactgattcctcaacattaagTGGAATctatgcgaccctcaactttaaccagattcccagtacggcactggccacacagccccacatcacaatggaacctccaccaaatttgactgtgggtagcaagtgtttttcttggaatgctgtgttcttttgccaccatacataacgccccttgttatgaccaaataactcaatctttgtttcatcactccacagcaccttattccaaaatgaagctggttTGTCCAAATAtgcgtttgcatacctcaagcgactccgtttgtggcgtttgtgcagaaaaggcttcttttgcATGAttctcccgtacagcttcaccttgtgcaaagtgcgctgaattgttgaacgatgcacagtgacaccatctgcagcaatgTGATGTTGTAGGtttttggaggtggtctgtgggctgtttttgaccgttctcaccatccttcgcctctccaatattttatgtggcctgccacttctggccttaacaagaactgtgcctgtcatcttccatttcctcactatgctcctcacagtggacagcttatatctctgtgcTAACTTtctgtagccttcccctaaaccataatgttgaacaatttttgttttcatgtcatttgagagttgttttgaggcctccatgttgccactcttcagaggagagtcaaagagaacaacaacttgatgagccaccaaaccaattgtgtgttccagttaatcagtgctaagtagttacaggtattcaaatcaacaaaatggcaagggtgcccaaatttatgcacctgtctaatttccttttgatgcatatttcacattttctgttaatccaacaaacctcatttcactactgaagtattactgtgtccttcagttatttgatagatcaaaatgaaattgctgatccaaacaccctataaatgaaaatcatggaaattgtcaggggttcctaaacgtttgcatacgactgtaaaTGACAGCGGAGTGGGTCAGGCATTCAGTTCCATTACACTGTCCCTTTGATGGAACTCTATTTAAAGGTAACGGGAGGTCTTACATGAGCTGTTCTAGTTAATTTATGGATATATAAACACAAGATAATTAAAGACagaaggaagggagggaaggtccacacacagagacatagagaAATAAAGGGCGTGAATTCTTTTTCCCAAATTTTCCCAGCTTACCAGGGCTTTGGTCTGACGTCACTGCTAAAGTCAACAAAATCTGTCTGCTTGAAGAGAATAAGAATGTATCTGTGATATCCTGTTCCCTTGGCAGGAAATGGTGGCACGTAATGAGAGATCTCTTCGCCAGACAATACGGCACTTCCAGGAATATTACCACTGCATAAAAGAAAGAGGTTTACATCATCATAGTCATCCCTGTACAATCATCCttggttattaaaaaataaatgaataaattcatttaaaaaaaaaaaaaaaaaaaaaagttaccatttgtaaatgtaactgcacaaaaaaaaaaaaacactggaagaCTGCAGTGACAACAGTGGAAATGTGAAAGCTGCCCATAATTTGTCCCACTTACTAAAATGATCAGTGGTCTGCAAATATTCTGCACCCAAATACATGCTGAAGGACAATTTAACTTTGTTCATGCATTTATAACTTCTCACTAAGATTACTGTAACTCTCTATATTGTGGTATATCTAAAACTCAGATTACGCGTCTCCAGCttgttcaaaatgctgctgccagatttctctctagctgtcgcaaacatgaacacatcactccctTTCTcaaatctctacactggctgccgATTCAtcagagaatagattttaagattttactctTTGTCTATAAGTCTCTCCATAATACCGCTCCTCTCTACTTATCTGAGTCTTCGTTCATCTGACCAGGCTATGTTGGTGGTCCCTCGAGTCAAGCGTAGAGGAGAGCATGCCTTCTCTGTGGCTGgtcctagactatggaactccctgccaTTAGAGATTAAGACGGCACCCTCCATttctagttttaagtccatgctaaagacccacCTATTTTCTCTAGCCTTCTCATGATTGCCCaggggtttatgtctgtttatattttatggtttatatcactttcttttaaactggttattttattttgcctactttttttttttttttataaataattcttattttagctttttgaattctatttttattgtgcatgtgtgtattcttaagtgtatgtgtaatgtgGGGATTCAGTTTGTTAttcaccttttttattattattttgttactaattttattcttcatttttgtaattttgtgcAAGCTATAATGATGAGgtcattatatttattgtatataatgtgtgtatattataaataatttcagtgTAGATGTAGAGAGAGCTTGAACGCACTCTCCAATAAATCCCTGTagctaatattaaatatttatcataGTTATTAATCCTTAGTTTagaaactcactttatattataaAGCTCATTTTCTCTTCACGCATCATCTTTGGCTCTCAAAGGCATCACTGTAGTTTGACTGTGAGCGTCACGAGCTAGATAGCATCTAGCATCTGTGGTGGGGAGGAAAAGATGAAATGGAGTTTAAATACTTACACCAGCCAGTGCACATATTCTCTCTCACCATCCTGCAAATGTTCATCTAGGAAAATACAGAGACAAATAATGTCCATGTTCAAACATTTTACCAACCATTTAAAACCACTGATGTCGCCATCTTGTGGTGCAACTTGAAAATGACAAGTGtccacagtcagacagacaaaaaaaatgtatacacaaGAATATAAATAAGTGATCCgataaaatactatttagttGTATTAAACAGCTGAGATATTACACATTTGAACAGcgtatttttaatttatctaCACCAAATCCATTGGattcaatggaaaaaaaaaaaacaacaaaaaaaaaacacttgaacaCAGACAACCTAATTCCTTCTCCTCCCTTAACAATATACCAGTATAGAAGAGACAAACCAAAGCTTTAGTATGGATATTACAAAGTTATAGTTTACaaagttttgtttcattttacctGGACTTGTTAGCAGCAACGTCCAAAGAGAATTTTCCTCTGCCTCGAAGCTAACGTGAGGTGCTGATGAAGCCTGGAACACAAAGCATCaatggctttttttattttatattaaaaacagtACCAGTGAAGACATGATTATTGCATGGGAGAAAAAGAAGCTGTGTTGCAAATGGCAATTACACAGTTTTAACAACATGCACTGTAGCATCTTGTGAAGTAACATCTCAAAAGAACACTAACAAGTAttaacactattttttttttaaatatacatttgtaagatttttttctcaTGTACCATGAGCACCTGTTAGCCTTGCTTTTCTTCCTCTATGCAAGTTGCATTCATAGACTACTCGCAGTATTTATGCTACAAAATAGTACATAATAGTGCATAAGTATGCAATTTGGGACACACACAGCCTTTTTCAGGTAGCCTCACCTGACTAGGTGATAAATGATTGCCATAATGCACCATGGCATTGCTGTCATCACCATATGCCACGCGCAGCATTACCCTTGGAACAAAATAAGCCATGGGGAAAAGGTCTCTATATATTCCATAATGCTCTGCCAGCCTCTGTATGTGGTAGGGACCATTAGTTTTCTCCCATTCCTGCTTCACTTCGTCTAGAGGAATGCGAACTAGAATTCAAAAGGGGAGAAGAACTCAAGGTCTTACTGAGcatgtaattaataatattaatattaataataataatcatctttAAAATCCACCAGTATTAACGCTGAGCTGGGTGATAAAACGATAAcaatatgtatcgcgatagacacgtgatcgatatcaataaaaatgtgtccgataaaacgttcgatattttttattctttttttttcccggaaaaaaaggaaatgtaatttttattaccGTTCTTTTAAGTTCTTGATCGacattttattcttcgtcggaagaaaacagaggttgcgaagctagtttggttgcattaacaaaggcacttgctctctggtaacctagcaacgtagggagtgacacgctaacagccaatcatgtaacagtatcacgttTGGTTGTGCTATAttgttgtctcgtgctggtctgctggattcttCTTCAGTAACTGATAAGCAGAAACTGAGCcacagcgagcgaggaaattgtaaataaaagacaaaaagtcagctacttttcatatttctgcaggttttatatttcaaacaatgttactgtactgcatcaggtttgttttttatatta
It includes:
- the mrpl38 gene encoding 39S ribosomal protein L38, mitochondrial, with the protein product MALQRTVARLLRFGTDLGAKNNARHFKTAAVLCRRTAPLGPMPNEDIDWKNLEALEKYCSYTRYLQVAEEASNKEVWWKTYRKHVEQKPESEFKPVDIGLPHCRPSRLKEVRERRKVMKENKMSPELERATRLRTFRIPLDEVKQEWEKTNGPYHIQRLAEHYGIYRDLFPMAYFVPRVMLRVAYGDDSNAMVHYGNHLSPSQASSAPHVSFEAEENSLWTLLLTSPDEHLQDGEREYVHWLVGNIPGSAVLSGEEISHYVPPFPAKGTGYHRYILILFKQTDFVDFSSDVRPKPCYSLQQLSFRTLDFYRKYEDQITPAGLAFFQSQWDNSVTSTFHTLFNMREPVFEYDRPPVYHPPQKKYPHGQPLRYMDRYRGKKEHTYGIY